The nucleotide window GAAGAAACTCACTGCAGCTGCATTGGCAGTTACAATGGAAATAGTTCCCTTACCCTCACTTCCCCACATATTCGTAGAATAGATCACCAGTCCGAAACTGAGGATCAGAATAAGAAAACGTGAGACAAATGTTTTAATGATAGTAAGCTGCATGATGATTATTTATCAATGGATTTTTTCACAAAATCAACGAAGGAATCTTTTATCATCTCCCAATTATATTTTTCTTTAAATTCTTTTCCAGCATTGAGCGCATGAGCGTGATACAACTCAGGATTCATGATATAATTAATAATAATATCTGAAATCCCATCAGCATCATGAGGATTTACGAGACTTCCAAAAGAAAGCTCCCCCATATGTTTCCGTATCCCTTTCAGATTTGAATACATTACCGGTTTTCCCGCTCCCATAAAATAAAACAGCTTTATCGGCAGAGAATGGTTGTTTTCAAAGTTGATTTCCCGAAGATCAAAACAAATGTCTGCATCAGCCAATTCTTCTGTAAACTGTTCAAAAGCCGTTGGTTTTCTGATCTCAATATCATCGAAAGTATATTTCTTCAACAATGAGGAAAAATAAAGCTTATCATTTTCTTCTCCAGCGGACCCGATAATCAGGATTCTGATATGAAGTGAAGAAGCTTTCTGACGAAGTTTATTTACAGCCTTAAAAAAGTTATCAATCCCTTTATCTTTAGAAATCTGACCGGTATAGCAAAGGGTAATTCTACCCGATTCAAGTTGTTTAACACTTTCTCTGATGTAAAGAGCATCCGGGTAATAAGGAAGAATCATCTGTTTTTTAAATCCGAAAAAATAGGCTAAAGGGAATTTCTTGGTTGCTTCACCAAAAATAAAATGAGTACCTAAAAAACCTGCATACAACTGCACAAGAGAAAACTTTACAGCCTGAAAAATTTTAACAGGAAAACGGTACTTTCTGAGCATAGACATGGAAGGATACCATTCTGTAACATCATAAATACAAACCGCTTTAAACTGTTTTACAAATTTCCTTACTGCTACCACTGCAAGGGGTTCGGAGCAAATGATGCATTGAGGCTGAAACGTATGGCAAACCTTCCTGAAAGTTTCCATTTTTTTTTCAATACTTTCTTCCAGCACATCGTAAGATTCTATGTCAATGCCATCAATAATACCGTTGTAACGCGTATATAAACTACATATTTTTACTTCAAACCCCTCATCTCTAAGAGCCTTTGCCTGATGATAGAAAATACGGTCATCATTGTAATTATGGGATGTTGTTAAAAAAAGTACTTTAGGCATTAGTTTCTACTCGAATCTACACAAAGATACATTAAAACAAAAAAGTGGAAATATATTTTCCACTTTATGATGATTCTGCTGTATTAAGCTTACAGCGTTTTATTTTATAGAGGCTGCCCAGCTTTTCTCTAAAGGAAGAAGGAAGTGGCTTAAAAAATCCAGATAAGTGTTCTTGGAGAAGTCAAAAACCTGAATATCGTCTGAAAGTTCTCCGTTTCTCAGTTTTGTTTTGAAATCCATTAATTTTAAAGTTTTTACTTCACCATTCTCCACAAAACTTGCTTTCATTCTGTCGAAAAGACCCAGCTGATATTCTTCATCAATTTCTCTCATTACTTTTCCTAGGGCATCAATGCTGCAACCTGAAGCCATTTCTTTTTCTTCATCTACGCAAACGATGATAAATTGATTTTTTTCAATTTTAAATGAAGAAGAAAGTGGTTTTCCATGAGCCGCCCATGTTGCAAGGAAATCAAATAATTTCTCAGTAATGGCTTTTGCTTCTTTGGTTTCAAAAGGTCTTGAAGCCGGATATATAATGACTCTGTAGTCGTTGGTTTCTACAATATTAGATTCTTCGATTTTCATAATGTAAATATTTATTTATCAGAATATTAAAATCAATTTCAAATGCTCATCACTGAGTAAGATATTGTTTTACTATTGATTTTAAATCCTTATTATCTTAAAGGCAAAATTACGCAATTTTCCTGAGTTTAAGATCATTGTATTTCTTGCTCAGCACATAGAGCATCATAATGAAAAGTGGAAAGATAAACGGGAAGAAAAATCTTAAGGCTGCCGACTGCGGAAAGAAGAAAAATTTGATATAAACATTGACAAGAAACAGAACTGAAATCATTCTTACCCATGTGTCTTTAGAGCGCCAGAAGATAATTCCAATCATAACAGCTACTGATAAGGTAACTTTTTTAAAATAAATGATTTTGATGTAAATAATACTCAGATAATCTTTTAAGCTAACATCAATTGGATGCGTGGAAATAATAGGTCTTCTGTCAATAAACGTATCATAAAAAAGATCTTTCCAGCCCGGGTAATGGTAAAATTTAATAATTATCAGATACATCGCCAGAAGAACTGTTCCCTGTGCAATATAGGAAACATCAAATTTCTTCTTCTGAAAGTATTGAAAAAAGAAAACAGCGATAATATAAGTGAGCGTGAATGTAATATAATCCGGGCGGATAAAGGTAATGGCAAATAAAAGTACAAACATTCCCCATTTATTCCATTGTTTGATCAAACCAATAATAAAGATCAGCATAAACTGAAAGATAAACATATCCGGTGTAGAAACTCTGGACATGTAAGTCATGGGTGGTAAAAGCATTGCAGCAACCGTTAATATTATTGCCAGCCAGTATTTCTCTGGGAATAGAAGCTTTAAAATATAAAAGAATAATAATCCTGAAAAAAAATAAGAAATAAGGCTGGTAAAAAGCACTGCCATTGGAGATGAAAATCCGAGCTTATAAAAAAGGGTTATGACAAGAATATACCCTACTTTAATCTGAAAATAGGGTAATTGTTCTGTAAAAGATTGTGTATTTTTTACGAAATACTGCCTGGGAATGTCCCATTGCTTTATTCCGATGATGTCTGTATAATGTTCTGCGGGCGCCTCTTTTTTTATTTCCTCATACGTAATGATCCGAACTTTATCCGGTGAATCCGGAAACTCGGAGGTGTACATACATCCCATGTACCCGGGCATGTCCCAGTCATATACTCTGTTCTGATAGTTCCAGAATGTAAGAAGAGCAAGTATCGAAGTGATAAACAAAAAGGAGAGTCTCCATTTCATCTTCATAAACCTGTATAGGATTACAATTATAAGTCTTCTGCTTCAGCAAGAAGTTCTACGATATCTTTTACGGCAACTTCAGTATTTTTATTAAAGTGTTTTACCCCGTCTGTCATCATGGTGTTACAGAAAGGACATCCTGTAGCAATTACTTTAGGTTCAAAAGACAAAGCTTCTTCTGTTCTTTCAATATTGATGTCTTTATTTCCTTTTTCAGGTTCTTTAAACATCTGTGCACCTCCTGCTCCACAGCAAAGACCATTGGTTTTGCAGCGTTTCATTTCTACAAGCTCTGCATCCAGCTTTTCAAGAAGCATTCTCGGAGCTTCATATTCATCATTGGCACGGCCCAGATAGCATGGATCATGGAAGGTAATCTTTTTCCCTCTGAATGCACCTCCTTCAATTTTCAGTCTTCCCTCTTCCATCAGACTCTTCAGGAACTGTGTATGGTGAACCACTTCAAAGTGCCCGCCTAAGCTTGGATATTCGTTTTTAAGAGTATTAAAACAATGCGGACAAGCCGTGACGATTTTTTTTACTTCGTAAGCATTCAATACTTCAATATTGGTAAGCGCCATCATCTGGAAAACGAATTCGTTTCCTGCTCTTTTCGCAGGATCTCCGGTACAGCTTTCTTCCTGTCCCAGAACAGCAAATTCAACTCCTATTTTATTTAATATCTTACAGAAGGCTTTTGTAATTTTCTTTGCACGGTCGTCAAAACTTCCCGCACATCCAACCCAAAATAAAACTTCAGGTGCTTTTCCTTCGGCAGCATATTCTGCCATTGTTTTTATATTGAAATCCATTTCTTTTTCAATTTGAAAATGTGAGAATTTGAGAATTTGAAAATGATATCAACGGGCATCAATTTCCAAACTTTCAAATTGATTAATTATTTAGTTTTCCGATGCCCAGTTCAGACGGTCTGCCTGATTGTATTGCCATGGAGCAGCATTGTTTTCCACGTTGGTCATCATCAGATTCAGTTCCTGTGGAGCAGCGGACTGTTCCATCACAAGGAATCTTCTCATTTCAAAAATAATGGAAAGCGGATCAAGCAATACCGGACAGGCTTCTGTACATGCATTACATGTTGTACAGGCCCAAAGTTCTTCTTTGGTAATATAATCGTTTAACAGTTTTTTACCGTCGTCTACAAATTTTCCGTTTTTATCGATGTTTCTTCCTACTTCTTCCAATCGGTCTCTTGTTTTCATCAGGATCAATCTCGGAGAAAGTTTTTTACCGGTAATATTGGCCGGACACACCGAAGTACAACGTCCGCATTCTGTACATGAATAAGCATTAAGCAATTGTACCTGATTCAGATCAAAAACATCTTCAGCTCCGAATTTTGAAGGGACATCAGCTTCT belongs to Chryseobacterium gleum and includes:
- a CDS encoding glycosyltransferase yields the protein MPKVLFLTTSHNYNDDRIFYHQAKALRDEGFEVKICSLYTRYNGIIDGIDIESYDVLEESIEKKMETFRKVCHTFQPQCIICSEPLAVVAVRKFVKQFKAVCIYDVTEWYPSMSMLRKYRFPVKIFQAVKFSLVQLYAGFLGTHFIFGEATKKFPLAYFFGFKKQMILPYYPDALYIRESVKQLESGRITLCYTGQISKDKGIDNFFKAVNKLRQKASSLHIRILIIGSAGEENDKLYFSSLLKKYTFDDIEIRKPTAFEQFTEELADADICFDLREINFENNHSLPIKLFYFMGAGKPVMYSNLKGIRKHMGELSFGSLVNPHDADGISDIIINYIMNPELYHAHALNAGKEFKEKYNWEMIKDSFVDFVKKSIDK
- a CDS encoding (Fe-S)-binding protein, with translation MDFNIKTMAEYAAEGKAPEVLFWVGCAGSFDDRAKKITKAFCKILNKIGVEFAVLGQEESCTGDPAKRAGNEFVFQMMALTNIEVLNAYEVKKIVTACPHCFNTLKNEYPSLGGHFEVVHHTQFLKSLMEEGRLKIEGGAFRGKKITFHDPCYLGRANDEYEAPRMLLEKLDAELVEMKRCKTNGLCCGAGGAQMFKEPEKGNKDINIERTEEALSFEPKVIATGCPFCNTMMTDGVKHFNKNTEVAVKDIVELLAEAEDL